One region of Mycolicibacterium insubricum genomic DNA includes:
- a CDS encoding Hsp70 family protein, giving the protein MDSLGLSIGATNMVAVRTGRPPVRRRSVLTLFGHRPAEVGLPTENAKVSEPGVVVWGFTDRVGDRVPMIAPDGSSHDAATLAADALESLVRDAGGPAPRMVIAVPAHWRPAAVSALRAQVQARPALSGSGAPTEIVRDNAAALTALGNAPGLPGSGVVVLVDLGGTGTTVTLADAAAGMRPIGPVLRSSLSGDLIDQGVLSAVLAGQSQAAGADPMGTAAVGALTRLRAACRTAKERLSADTAAVISAEGAADVRFTRAELEALLAEPLAGLLDEIGDALQDNRIPADRLSAVATVGGGAAIPLVTERLSQELRAPIVTTPDPGSAAAAGAGWLAERGVPPQLIDGAGPSIAAAGAPTGLSPLVAEASAETGLSQAVAEAGAPTGLAPAAGEVPTGMAPASWATHAGGEDAPDATSRGLAWSEDADGAADPVPYSGPDYPVGATGARPPVQFDAPPEEPEPAAAPLRWYRRPAVLFGIAAAAALASAGGLAITLTGSEMDNSPVTTTITLPNGSVLTTALKPQESATLTYTDENGSVASSVVPPPTTTAPPSSSPEPTTTEPTTTTESTTESTTTTTTTTTQPTTTTTTTQPTTTTQPTTTPPTTPPTTPPTTPPTTPPTSAPAPTTAQTTADTGGAASGPTRRRLFP; this is encoded by the coding sequence ATGGATTCCCTCGGGCTGTCGATCGGCGCCACCAATATGGTCGCCGTCCGGACCGGTCGTCCCCCCGTGCGGCGGCGTTCGGTCCTCACCCTGTTCGGCCACCGGCCCGCCGAGGTGGGCCTGCCCACGGAGAACGCGAAGGTGAGCGAACCGGGCGTGGTGGTGTGGGGTTTCACCGACCGGGTCGGCGACCGGGTCCCGATGATCGCGCCCGACGGCTCGTCGCACGACGCCGCGACGCTGGCGGCCGACGCGCTGGAATCCCTGGTCCGCGACGCCGGCGGCCCCGCACCGCGAATGGTGATCGCGGTCCCGGCGCACTGGCGGCCGGCCGCGGTGTCGGCGTTGCGCGCCCAGGTACAGGCCCGGCCCGCACTGTCCGGCTCGGGGGCCCCGACCGAGATCGTGCGGGACAACGCGGCGGCGCTGACCGCACTGGGCAACGCCCCGGGCCTGCCCGGCAGCGGAGTGGTGGTGCTGGTGGACCTGGGCGGCACCGGCACCACGGTGACCCTGGCCGATGCCGCAGCCGGGATGCGCCCGATCGGCCCGGTGCTGCGCTCGTCGCTCTCCGGTGACCTGATCGATCAGGGGGTGCTCAGCGCCGTGCTGGCCGGGCAGTCCCAAGCCGCCGGTGCCGACCCGATGGGCACTGCCGCCGTCGGCGCGCTGACCCGGCTGCGCGCCGCGTGCCGGACGGCCAAGGAGCGGTTGTCGGCCGACACCGCCGCGGTCATCTCCGCCGAGGGCGCCGCCGACGTGCGGTTCACCCGCGCCGAGTTGGAAGCGCTGCTGGCCGAGCCGCTGGCGGGTCTGCTCGACGAGATCGGAGATGCGCTGCAGGACAACAGGATTCCGGCGGATCGGCTGTCGGCGGTGGCGACCGTCGGCGGCGGTGCGGCGATTCCGCTGGTCACCGAGCGGCTGTCGCAGGAGCTGCGGGCACCGATCGTGACGACTCCGGACCCGGGTTCGGCCGCCGCTGCCGGGGCCGGGTGGCTCGCCGAGCGCGGGGTGCCCCCGCAGCTGATCGACGGCGCCGGGCCGTCGATCGCCGCCGCGGGTGCGCCGACGGGGCTGTCTCCCCTGGTGGCCGAGGCGAGCGCGGAGACCGGGTTGTCGCAGGCCGTCGCCGAGGCCGGCGCGCCGACGGGTCTGGCCCCGGCCGCCGGTGAGGTGCCCACCGGGATGGCCCCGGCGAGCTGGGCGACGCATGCCGGCGGCGAGGACGCCCCGGATGCGACGTCGCGCGGTCTGGCCTGGTCCGAGGATGCCGACGGCGCCGCGGATCCGGTCCCCTATTCCGGGCCGGACTACCCCGTCGGCGCGACGGGTGCCCGCCCGCCGGTGCAGTTCGACGCCCCGCCCGAGGAGCCGGAGCCGGCGGCCGCGCCGCTGCGCTGGTACCGGCGCCCGGCGGTGTTGTTCGGGATCGCCGCGGCGGCCGCGCTGGCCTCGGCCGGGGGTCTGGCCATCACGCTGACCGGCAGCGAGATGGACAACTCTCCGGTCACCACGACGATCACGCTGCCCAACGGCTCGGTGCTCACCACGGCGCTGAAGCCGCAGGAGAGCGCGACGCTGACCTACACCGACGAGAACGGATCGGTGGCCAGCTCGGTGGTGCCGCCACCGACGACGACCGCACCGCCGTCGAGCAGCCCCGAGCCCACCACGACGGAGCCGACCACCACCACCGAATCGACCACGGAGTCGACGACGACAACGACCACGACGACAACTCAGCCCACTACGACGACCACCACGACGCAGCCGACGACCACCACCCAACCGACCACGACCCCACCCACCACGCCACCGACGACGCCGCCGACCACTCCGCCCACGACACCCCCGACCTCTGCGCCGGCGCCGACGACGGCGCAGACCACGGCGGATACCGGGGGTGCGGCTTCGGGGCCGACCAGGCGTCGTCTGTTCCCGTGA
- a CDS encoding Rv0340 family IniB-related protein — MANELLDFVMGLVRDPAAAANYHADPAKAIADAHLTGVTSADVNNLIPMVSDSVSMATPGFGPPGLDSVPVGGLNAVDSNVWSSGAAHAAFEAFDAHVPGVVADQLHTPVIQDPGAVSGVLAAPVSALHDGGVQLPSFDSFDQVGGIGTALPDPVDAHPADPVFEDWAHPAHDAGQVDPGHGGFDIFGHQ; from the coding sequence ATGGCAAATGAACTGCTGGACTTCGTCATGGGTCTGGTCCGCGACCCGGCCGCCGCCGCGAACTATCACGCCGACCCGGCCAAGGCCATCGCCGATGCGCATCTGACCGGGGTGACCAGTGCCGATGTCAACAACCTGATTCCCATGGTGTCCGATTCGGTGTCCATGGCGACGCCGGGATTTGGTCCGCCGGGGCTCGACAGCGTCCCGGTCGGGGGGTTGAACGCGGTGGACAGCAACGTCTGGTCCTCCGGCGCGGCGCACGCCGCCTTCGAGGCGTTCGACGCGCATGTGCCCGGCGTGGTGGCCGATCAGCTGCACACACCGGTCATCCAGGACCCGGGAGCGGTGTCCGGCGTGCTCGCGGCACCCGTCTCCGCGCTGCACGACGGCGGCGTGCAGCTGCCGTCGTTCGACTCATTCGACCAGGTGGGCGGCATCGGTACCGCGCTTCCGGACCCGGTGGACGCGCACCCGGCGGACCCGGTCTTCGAGGACTGGGCGCACCCGGCGCACGACGCCGGCCAGGTCGATCCCGGCCACGGCGGGTTCGACATCTTCGGTCACCAGTGA
- a CDS encoding IniB N-terminal domain-containing protein, whose protein sequence is MNVIDWILNLFRDHNAASAFVMAPGQVMTDAGLGGISPVQLASVASTAVPGLMLGSDPVVGLQRAVSNYHGFDNGYGYNGFSNGYSYAQPAGYAPTYAPNVASPTWAPQNTLAAQTDLASHNSTSFMSPDQYAGANSQQGGFNLGFGDITLGSKTTASNGAAVINGNNRGDIVSGDGAVLGNGNSVTNGDTWAGAGANVNQGHGVLHSVGNDTNTGSGSMIKGNDGPVLQNVDASGGNGGAAGGGSGSGGLLGVGIGNSSHGGNAGGGGITFVSKDTGNTVGGDQSHVTGVGNSTANPTHVVSQPHNTVVNDSYNPSHTTAVSSTTNTGFDNGNHAVQPTLGSLAGQPAVDHSTVQPVLGNHAVQPVIAAPSPLPVHSTQPVLGTNHGYDANAGYQPQPSHSVYDGGSSHSVFGGAHVATPVADAGGHAGLTGSEHHGLGL, encoded by the coding sequence ATGAACGTCATCGACTGGATCCTGAACCTGTTCCGCGACCACAACGCCGCCAGCGCCTTCGTGATGGCCCCCGGCCAGGTCATGACCGACGCCGGTCTGGGCGGTATCTCCCCGGTTCAGCTGGCCTCGGTCGCCAGCACCGCGGTGCCCGGGCTGATGCTCGGCAGCGACCCGGTGGTCGGCCTGCAGCGCGCGGTGTCGAACTACCACGGCTTCGACAACGGCTACGGCTACAACGGGTTCTCCAACGGCTACAGCTACGCACAGCCCGCCGGCTACGCGCCGACCTATGCGCCCAACGTCGCCTCGCCGACCTGGGCGCCGCAGAACACCCTCGCCGCGCAGACCGACCTGGCCAGCCACAACTCCACCTCCTTCATGAGCCCGGACCAGTACGCCGGGGCCAACTCTCAGCAGGGCGGCTTCAACCTGGGCTTCGGCGACATCACCCTGGGCTCGAAGACCACCGCCAGCAACGGCGCCGCGGTGATCAACGGCAACAACCGCGGTGACATCGTCAGCGGCGACGGCGCGGTGCTGGGCAACGGCAACTCCGTCACCAACGGCGACACCTGGGCCGGCGCCGGCGCCAACGTCAACCAGGGCCACGGCGTCCTGCACTCCGTCGGCAACGACACCAACACCGGCAGCGGCTCGATGATCAAGGGCAACGACGGCCCGGTGCTGCAGAACGTCGACGCCAGCGGCGGCAACGGCGGCGCCGCGGGCGGCGGCAGTGGTAGCGGCGGCCTGCTGGGCGTCGGGATCGGCAACAGCAGCCACGGCGGCAACGCCGGCGGCGGCGGGATCACCTTCGTCAGCAAGGACACCGGAAACACCGTCGGCGGCGACCAATCACACGTCACCGGCGTCGGCAACTCGACCGCCAACCCGACGCACGTGGTGTCCCAGCCGCACAACACCGTGGTCAACGACTCCTACAACCCGTCGCACACCACGGCCGTCAGCTCGACCACCAACACCGGGTTCGACAACGGCAACCACGCGGTGCAGCCGACGCTGGGCAGCCTCGCCGGTCAGCCGGCGGTGGACCACTCCACCGTGCAGCCGGTGCTGGGCAACCACGCGGTCCAGCCGGTGATCGCCGCGCCGAGCCCCCTGCCGGTGCACAGCACTCAGCCGGTGCTGGGCACCAACCACGGGTACGACGCCAACGCCGGCTACCAGCCGCAGCCGAGCCACTCGGTGTACGACGGCGGGTCGAGCCACTCGGTGTTCGGCGGTGCGCATGTCGCCACCCCGGTGGCCGACGCCGGTGGGCACGCCGGCTTGACCGGCAGCGAGCACCACGGTCTGGGTCTGTAG
- a CDS encoding dynamin-like GTPase family protein — MTQPQDRRPVAVIVELIDHTAAIAALHDRRDLAERLAAAKVRISDPQIRVVIAGQLKQGKSQLLNSLLNLPVARVGDDETTALITVVSYADQPIARLVVAPSLGAAPGVPEPGAPEYIDIPIDAIRTDLRRAPIARGREVLRVEVGVPSPLLRGGLTFIDTPGVGGHGQPHLSATLGLLPDADAMLMISDTSQEFTEPEMRFLRQGQQLCPVTAVIATKTDLYPHWRAIVAANTAHLQRAGVDVPLIPASSLLRSHAVSTNDAELNTESNFPAIVSFLSERVLSRETDRVRDAVLAEIASTAEHLTLAVDAELAALDDPDSVRRITEDLERRQQDASDALAHTALWQQVLNDGIADLTGDVDHDLRARFREIVSDAEAVIDSCDPTVHWAEIGAQVQDSVATAVGDNFVFAYRRAEALAAEVARTFTEVGFDGVDIPEVNARDMGAEFTGLKAITRLESKPIGFGHKAVTGLRGSYGGVLMFGMLSSVVGLGMFNPLSLGAGLLLGRKAYREDMENRMMRVRSEAKTNLRKFVDDVSFVVGKESRDRLKTIQRQLRDHYRDIANETARSLNESLQATLNAARLEENERITRVNELSRQRNILGQVSDNVVNLRAPR, encoded by the coding sequence GTGACCCAACCGCAGGACCGGCGGCCCGTCGCGGTGATCGTCGAACTCATCGACCACACCGCCGCCATCGCCGCGCTGCACGACCGCCGCGACCTAGCCGAGCGGCTGGCCGCGGCCAAGGTCCGGATCAGCGACCCGCAGATCCGGGTGGTCATCGCCGGGCAGCTCAAACAGGGCAAGAGCCAGCTGCTCAACTCACTGCTGAACCTGCCGGTCGCCCGGGTCGGCGACGACGAGACCACCGCGCTGATCACCGTCGTCAGCTACGCCGACCAGCCGATCGCACGACTCGTCGTGGCACCCAGCCTGGGGGCGGCACCCGGTGTCCCCGAACCCGGGGCACCCGAGTACATCGACATTCCCATCGACGCCATCCGTACCGACCTGCGCCGGGCCCCGATCGCCCGCGGCCGCGAGGTACTGCGAGTGGAGGTCGGCGTGCCCAGCCCGCTGCTGCGCGGCGGCCTCACCTTTATCGATACCCCCGGCGTCGGCGGGCACGGCCAGCCGCACCTGTCGGCGACCCTGGGGCTGCTGCCCGACGCCGACGCCATGCTGATGATCAGCGACACCAGCCAGGAGTTCACCGAACCGGAGATGCGGTTCCTGCGGCAAGGCCAGCAACTGTGCCCGGTGACCGCCGTCATTGCCACCAAGACCGACCTGTACCCGCACTGGCGGGCGATCGTCGCGGCCAACACCGCGCACCTGCAGCGCGCCGGTGTCGACGTGCCGCTGATCCCCGCGTCGTCGCTGCTGCGCAGCCACGCGGTGTCCACCAACGACGCCGAACTCAACACCGAATCCAACTTCCCGGCCATCGTGTCGTTCCTGTCCGAACGGGTGCTGTCCCGAGAAACCGACCGGGTGCGCGACGCGGTACTGGCCGAAATCGCTTCGACGGCAGAACATCTCACCCTGGCGGTGGATGCCGAGCTGGCCGCGCTCGACGACCCGGACAGTGTCCGCCGGATCACCGAGGACCTGGAGCGACGCCAACAGGACGCCTCCGACGCGCTGGCGCACACCGCACTGTGGCAGCAGGTGCTCAACGACGGCATCGCCGATCTCACCGGCGACGTCGACCATGACCTGCGTGCCCGGTTCCGGGAGATCGTCAGCGACGCCGAAGCGGTGATCGACAGCTGCGACCCGACTGTGCACTGGGCCGAAATCGGTGCGCAGGTGCAGGATTCGGTGGCCACCGCCGTCGGCGACAACTTCGTCTTCGCCTACCGGCGCGCCGAGGCGCTGGCCGCCGAGGTCGCCCGCACCTTCACCGAGGTCGGGTTCGACGGCGTGGACATCCCCGAGGTCAACGCACGGGACATGGGTGCGGAATTCACCGGGCTCAAGGCCATCACCCGGCTGGAATCCAAACCGATCGGCTTCGGGCACAAGGCCGTCACCGGCTTGCGCGGCTCCTACGGCGGTGTGCTGATGTTCGGCATGCTGAGCTCGGTGGTCGGCCTGGGCATGTTCAACCCGCTGTCGCTGGGCGCCGGTCTGCTGTTGGGCCGCAAGGCCTACCGGGAGGACATGGAGAACCGGATGATGCGGGTGCGCAGCGAGGCCAAGACCAACCTGCGCAAATTCGTCGACGACGTGTCGTTCGTGGTCGGCAAGGAGTCCCGGGACCGGCTCAAGACCATCCAGCGCCAGCTGCGCGACCACTACCGCGATATCGCCAACGAGACCGCCCGCTCACTCAACGAGTCACTGCAGGCGACGCTGAACGCGGCCCGGCTGGAGGAGAACGAGCGCATCACCCGGGTCAACGAACTGTCCCGTCAGCGCAACATCCTCGGCCAGGTCAGCGACAACGTCGTCAACCTGCGGGCGCCACGGTAA
- a CDS encoding dynamin-like GTPase family protein produces MSTSDQVRAILAATTRAYRSDPAYRGRDGLFAELDRLSWQLNQPIRIALAGTLKAGKSTLVNALVGETIAPTDATEATRIVTWFRHGPTPKVTAVGYDGRRTHLPIIRADGLSFDFGALDAAAVSVLDVEWPATELIGASIIDTPGTSSLNADVSQRTLALLVPDDGVPRVDAVVFLLRTLNAADIALLTQIGSLVGGSAGALGVIGVASRADEIGSGRIDAMLSARDVAARFTAEMDKTGICQAVVPVSGLLALTARTLRQGEFIALEKLAGVEATVLNKAMLSVDRFVREDDSLPVDPETRAALLDRFGMFGIRIAITLLRAGITDSVALADELLERSGLVALRDVIDQQFAQRSELLKAHTALLALRRLVSDNPFHATAAVIADIDPLLADTHAFEELRLLSQLRSRSTTLNDDEVASLRRIIGGSGTDAASRLGLTPDVPYDGPRAALAAVGRWRRRAEHPLNDPFTTRACRAAVRSAEALVADYRARG; encoded by the coding sequence ATGAGCACCAGCGATCAGGTGCGCGCCATCCTGGCCGCGACAACCCGTGCCTACCGGAGCGACCCGGCCTACCGGGGGCGTGACGGTCTGTTCGCCGAACTGGACCGGCTGTCCTGGCAGCTCAACCAGCCCATCCGCATCGCGCTGGCCGGCACCCTCAAGGCCGGCAAATCGACGCTGGTCAACGCGCTGGTCGGGGAGACGATCGCGCCGACCGACGCGACCGAGGCCACCCGCATCGTTACTTGGTTCCGCCACGGGCCCACCCCGAAGGTCACCGCCGTCGGGTACGACGGGCGCCGCACCCACCTGCCGATCATCCGCGCCGACGGGCTCAGCTTCGACTTCGGTGCGCTCGACGCCGCGGCGGTCAGCGTCCTGGACGTCGAATGGCCGGCCACCGAGCTGATCGGCGCCAGCATCATCGACACGCCGGGCACCTCGTCGCTGAACGCCGACGTCTCCCAGCGCACCCTGGCTCTGTTGGTACCCGACGACGGCGTGCCCCGGGTGGACGCGGTGGTGTTCCTGCTGCGCACCCTGAATGCCGCCGACATCGCGCTGCTGACCCAGATCGGTTCGTTGGTCGGCGGATCGGCCGGTGCGCTCGGCGTGATCGGGGTGGCCTCACGCGCCGACGAGATCGGGTCCGGCCGCATCGACGCCATGCTCTCTGCCCGCGACGTCGCCGCGCGGTTCACCGCCGAGATGGACAAGACCGGGATCTGCCAGGCCGTCGTCCCGGTGTCCGGGCTGCTGGCGCTGACCGCGCGGACCCTGCGCCAGGGCGAGTTCATCGCCCTGGAGAAGCTGGCCGGCGTCGAGGCCACGGTGCTGAACAAGGCCATGCTGAGCGTGGATCGATTTGTCCGCGAAGATGATTCACTGCCGGTGGACCCCGAGACGCGGGCGGCGCTACTGGACCGGTTCGGCATGTTCGGTATCCGCATCGCCATCACACTGCTGCGCGCCGGGATCACCGACTCGGTGGCGCTGGCCGACGAACTGCTGGAACGCAGCGGACTGGTCGCGCTGCGCGACGTCATCGACCAGCAGTTCGCCCAGCGCTCCGAGCTGCTCAAGGCGCACACCGCGCTGCTCGCGCTGCGACGGCTGGTGTCGGACAACCCGTTTCACGCCACCGCCGCGGTGATTGCCGACATCGACCCGCTGCTGGCCGACACCCACGCCTTCGAGGAGCTGCGCCTGCTGTCCCAGTTGCGTTCGCGATCAACCACATTGAACGACGACGAGGTGGCCTCGCTGCGGCGGATCATCGGCGGATCGGGCACCGACGCCGCCAGCCGGCTGGGTCTGACCCCCGACGTGCCCTACGACGGCCCGCGGGCCGCACTGGCCGCCGTCGGGCGCTGGCGCCGCCGCGCCGAGCATCCGCTCAACGATCCGTTCACCACCCGGGCGTGCCGGGCCGCAGTGCGCAGCGCCGAGGCACTGGTCGCCGACTACCGCGCGCGCGGTTAG
- a CDS encoding alpha/beta hydrolase encodes MTPSDNPQARALDWRADAPVIGYHAFHPDTSLNFQCNRWVQWIGPEAIPGVAALAARADGYPEWIDGFLALSEQARDQQRTLAAAYFLRAAEFFMAPTDPRRPGFRARFLTDMRGLYQVQPTDVAYQGGALPAYDLGPAGTPDDTVLIFGGFDSYVEEFLPMITGLAAAGYRVIAFDGPGQGGALEDHGLPMTPEWERPVAAVLDHFGIDHGVTAIGVSLGGGLVVRAAAFEPRLKRVIAFDILDDELEVVARQIGRGAAVGVRVLLALRARALVNAAARVAAAHKPVSAWGLQQGMHITGTASAYDFLTAARGTSTRDISDRVTGDVLLLAGADDHYVPLHQLSRQAENLVGARSVTTRVFTADEDAGNHCQIGNLGLAVRFGLAWLDRLR; translated from the coding sequence ATGACGCCCTCCGACAACCCGCAGGCACGCGCCCTCGACTGGAGAGCGGATGCGCCGGTCATCGGCTACCACGCCTTCCACCCGGATACGAGCCTGAACTTCCAGTGCAACCGGTGGGTGCAGTGGATCGGCCCGGAGGCCATTCCCGGCGTGGCCGCCCTCGCGGCGCGCGCCGACGGCTACCCCGAATGGATCGACGGTTTCCTGGCGCTTTCCGAGCAGGCCCGGGACCAACAGCGGACCCTGGCCGCCGCGTACTTCCTGCGCGCGGCCGAATTCTTCATGGCCCCAACCGATCCGCGACGGCCCGGCTTCCGCGCCCGGTTCCTCACCGACATGCGTGGCCTGTATCAGGTGCAGCCCACCGACGTCGCCTATCAGGGAGGCGCCCTTCCCGCCTATGACCTCGGGCCGGCCGGAACCCCCGACGACACCGTCCTGATCTTCGGCGGGTTCGACAGCTACGTCGAGGAGTTCCTGCCGATGATCACCGGTCTGGCCGCCGCCGGCTACCGGGTGATCGCCTTCGACGGCCCCGGCCAGGGCGGCGCGCTGGAGGACCACGGCCTCCCGATGACGCCCGAGTGGGAACGGCCGGTGGCCGCGGTGCTGGATCACTTCGGCATCGACCACGGCGTCACCGCCATCGGCGTGTCACTCGGCGGCGGCCTGGTCGTGCGGGCTGCGGCGTTCGAACCGCGGCTGAAGCGGGTCATCGCGTTCGACATCCTCGACGACGAACTCGAGGTGGTTGCGCGCCAGATCGGCCGGGGAGCTGCTGTCGGGGTCCGGGTGTTGCTGGCCTTGCGCGCCCGGGCTCTGGTCAACGCCGCCGCACGCGTGGCCGCGGCGCACAAGCCCGTCTCGGCCTGGGGGCTCCAGCAGGGCATGCACATCACCGGAACCGCCTCGGCATACGACTTCCTGACGGCGGCGCGCGGGACGAGTACCCGCGATATTTCGGATCGAGTCACCGGCGACGTTCTTCTGCTGGCCGGCGCGGACGACCATTACGTCCCGCTGCACCAGCTGTCTCGACAGGCCGAGAACCTGGTCGGTGCCCGATCGGTGACGACGCGGGTCTTCACCGCCGACGAAGATGCCGGCAACCACTGCCAGATCGGAAACCTCGGCCTGGCCGTTCGCTTCGGCCTGGCCTGGCTCGACCGCCTCCGGTGA
- a CDS encoding TetR/AcrR family transcriptional regulator — protein MRRLGRRGEALRRAVLDAAIDEIVAGGADAATVLNISRRAGVHETSVYRRWQTRENLILEALLERSGLDIPAPDTGSLRGDLVAIARSVSVFIQSPVGQALQRAGARSAPVDDEGLRAFWRARRVALESVIDRAKARGELEQDADGSLLVEALVAPLHFRILLSREPIEADLPERLADLVLRGAQRG, from the coding sequence ATGCGTCGCCTCGGCCGGCGCGGGGAAGCCCTCCGTCGTGCAGTGCTCGACGCTGCCATCGACGAGATTGTGGCGGGCGGCGCCGATGCGGCGACGGTGCTGAACATCTCCCGGCGCGCCGGCGTCCACGAGACGTCCGTCTATCGACGGTGGCAGACCCGCGAGAACCTGATCCTGGAGGCGTTGCTCGAGCGCAGTGGTCTCGACATCCCCGCGCCGGATACCGGATCGCTGCGCGGCGACCTGGTGGCGATCGCCCGGTCGGTGAGCGTTTTCATTCAGTCACCGGTTGGCCAGGCGCTGCAGCGCGCCGGAGCCCGGTCCGCTCCCGTCGATGACGAGGGTCTTCGGGCCTTCTGGCGCGCCCGCCGGGTGGCACTCGAGAGCGTCATAGACCGGGCGAAGGCTCGCGGCGAGCTCGAACAGGATGCCGATGGATCCCTGCTCGTCGAGGCGCTTGTGGCGCCGCTGCACTTCCGCATTCTGCTGAGTCGGGAGCCGATCGAGGCGGATCTCCCCGAACGATTGGCCGATCTGGTTCTGCGTGGAGCGCAGCGCGGCTGA
- a CDS encoding LLM class F420-dependent oxidoreductase, whose product MDFRVFVEPQQGASYADQLAVAQAAEALGYSAFFRSDHYVAMSGDGLPGPTDSWVTLGALARETSRIRLGTMVTSATFRHPGPLAISVAQVDDMSDGRVDFGIGAGWFAKEHEAYAIPFPPLGERFDRLEEQLEILTGLWSATGTFSHAGRHYTVTDSPALPKPAQRPHPPIIIGGLGPTRTPRLAARFADEFNVPFCTVEVIAAQFDRVAGAVAAAGRAADSMTYSACFVVAAGRDDAEVTRRADAIGRELDELRTNTPLVGTPNEIVDRLTPFAEAGVARVYLQVLDLADLDHLEVFADGVIRQLR is encoded by the coding sequence GTGGACTTCCGGGTATTCGTCGAACCGCAGCAGGGCGCCTCCTACGCCGATCAGCTGGCCGTCGCCCAAGCCGCCGAGGCGCTGGGGTATTCGGCGTTCTTCCGCTCCGATCACTACGTGGCGATGAGCGGCGACGGGCTGCCCGGCCCGACCGACTCGTGGGTGACCCTCGGCGCGCTGGCCCGCGAAACCAGTCGGATCCGGCTGGGCACCATGGTCACCTCCGCGACGTTCCGTCACCCCGGGCCGCTGGCCATATCCGTCGCCCAGGTCGACGACATGAGCGACGGCCGGGTCGATTTCGGTATCGGCGCGGGCTGGTTCGCCAAGGAGCACGAGGCCTACGCCATTCCGTTCCCGCCGCTGGGTGAGCGTTTCGACCGCCTCGAGGAGCAGCTGGAGATCCTCACCGGGTTGTGGTCGGCGACCGGAACGTTCAGCCACGCCGGCCGTCACTACACCGTCACCGACTCCCCCGCACTGCCCAAACCGGCGCAGCGCCCGCACCCGCCGATCATCATCGGCGGTCTGGGCCCCACGCGCACGCCGCGGCTGGCGGCCCGGTTCGCCGACGAGTTCAACGTCCCGTTCTGCACGGTCGAGGTGATCGCCGCGCAGTTCGACCGGGTGGCCGGTGCCGTCGCGGCGGCCGGACGGGCCGCGGACTCGATGACGTATTCGGCCTGCTTCGTGGTCGCCGCGGGCCGCGACGACGCCGAGGTCACCCGCCGCGCCGACGCGATCGGGCGTGAACTCGACGAGCTGCGCACCAACACCCCGCTGGTCGGCACGCCGAACGAGATCGTCGACCGGCTGACCCCGTTCGCCGAGGCCGGGGTGGCGCGGGTGTACCTGCAGGTGCTGGACCTGGCCGACCTCGATCACCTCGAGGTCTTCGCCGACGGGGTCATCCGCCAGCTCCGCTGA
- a CDS encoding DUF488 domain-containing protein, with amino-acid sequence MGKVAPKVRIKRIYDDPAPDDGARVLVDRLWPRGISKERAELEEWCKQVAPSTELRKWYSHDPAKFAEFGKRYRAELTDPEHAEALAHLRELARGPQGLTLLTASRALDISEAAVLAELLNK; translated from the coding sequence ATGGGAAAGGTTGCCCCGAAAGTGCGGATCAAACGGATCTACGACGACCCCGCTCCTGACGACGGAGCCCGGGTGCTGGTGGACCGGCTGTGGCCGCGCGGGATTTCCAAGGAGCGCGCCGAGCTGGAGGAATGGTGCAAACAGGTCGCGCCGTCCACCGAGCTGCGCAAGTGGTACAGCCACGACCCGGCCAAGTTCGCCGAGTTCGGCAAGCGCTACCGGGCGGAGCTGACCGATCCCGAGCACGCCGAGGCGCTGGCGCATCTAAGGGAGCTGGCCCGCGGTCCGCAGGGTCTGACGCTGCTGACCGCCAGCCGGGCGCTGGACATCTCCGAAGCGGCCGTGCTGGCCGAGCTGCTCAACAAGTAG